The stretch of DNA TATAAAGCTGTATATTTTGCCGCTGTGGGTGGAGCGGCCGCGTTAATCAGTAAATGTATCAAAAAATGTGAAGTGGTAGCTTATCCGGAACTGGGACCCGAGGCGATACATCGTTTGGAAGTTGAAGATTTCCCTGTAATTGTAGTTAACGATACCCTGGGCGGGGATTTATATGAAGAAGGCACCAAAATATATGCTACTAGATAAAAAATAAAAGGGAGGATCAGTTGTGAAACTATTTGAGTACATGGGTAAGGATCTCTTTTCATCCTATGGCATAACAGTGCCCCGTGGTAGGATGGTGACTACCCCGGACGAGGCAGCTAAGGTGGCCCAGGAAATAGGCGGCACTGTGGTGGTGAAATCCCAAATTTTGGCCGGCAAAAGGGGCAAGGGTGGCGGAATTAAGTTTGCCGATAACCCTGAAGAGGCCAGGGAAGCAACATCCCAGGTATTGTCAATGGTCCTGAACGGCCATAAAGTGGAAAAGGTGTTGGTAGAGGAAAAAATTAAAATCGATAAAGAATTATACCTGGCCATCACCGTCGACGGTTCAGCCAAAAAGCCCGTAATCATTGCTTCTATCCAGGGCGGCATGGACATAGAGGAAGTACCGGATGAGCATATTGTAAAACAGCACATTGATTTACCCATGGGAGTGCCACCATTCTTGTGCCGGGAAATATCCAGGCGGTTAGGTCTTACCGGACAAGTCGGCAATGAATTTAATAGCTTGTTGCCTCTTCTATATAAACTATTCCGTGAAAAGGATGCCGAATTGGTGGAAATCAACCCGCTGGTAATTAGCGGCGATACTTTGATTGCCGCGGATTCCAAAGTAACCATCGATGACGATGCCCTGTTCCGGCAAAAGGATATTCCCTACGTGGAGGATCGTACAAATATTGAAAAGCAAGCCCATGACCTGGGACTGGCATTTGTAGAGCTGGGCGGCGATATTGCTGTCATGGCCAATGGAGCCGGGATGTCCATGGGCAGCTTGGATACGCTGTCCCACTACGGCGGTAAACCGGCTAATTTTTTGGATGCCGGCGGTGGCACGGGTATGGAGGGTACTGTAAAGGCTATCGAGTTGCTGCTGCAGACCAATCCCAAGGTTATTTTTATTAATATATTTGGAGGCATTACTCGATGCGATGATGTGGCCAATGCCCTTATCCAGGTTAAAAAAGCCAGAGAAATTCCGGTCCCTGTTGTTATCCGGTTGGTTGGCACCAATGAGGAGGAAGGGGTCAGAATAATTAAAGAAAACGGTATGGAAGCTTATAAAGTAATGCAAGAAGCTGCAGCCAAGGCCGTAGAAATAGCAAACGCTAATTAACGTGCAGATAAAGGAGTGTTTATATAGTGGCCATTATTATAGATGAAAAGACCGATGTTATTATTCAGGGGATTACAGGTAAACAGGGCAGTTTCCATGCTGGCCAAATGCTTGCTTACGGTACTAAGGTTGTAGGTGGAGTCTCCCCCGGTAAGGGCGGGCAAGAAGTGGAAGGTATTCCGGTGTATGATACCGTTTTTGCCGCGTGTGAAGAAAATCAGGTGGATGCCTCGGTATTATTCGTATCGGCAATCTTTGCCAAGTATGCGGCATTTGAGGCAATTACCGCAGGTGTTAAAGTACTGGTCATAGTTACCGAGCATATTCCCTTACATGATGAAATGGAAATAGTTGAGTTCGCTCGCCGTAATGGAACCACTGTGATAGGACCTAATACTTTTGGTATTGTATCTTCTGGTAAATGCAAAATAGGCATTCCTCCCAACCAATTTTTTGTTGAGGGGCCCATTGGTGTGGTAGCCCGCAGTGGAACCTTGACTTATGAAATTGTGGGCAACCTTACGGCCAACGGTTTTGGCCAATCCACGGTGGTTGGCCTGGGTGGTGATAGAGTAGTGGGACTTTCCTTTATAGATGTATTGGAAAAATTTGAAAAAGATCCGCAAACTAAAGCAGTGATACTGGTAGGGGAAATCGGTGGCAACGCCGAGGAGGAAGCTTCCTTGTTCATTAAAGAAATGACCAAACCAGTAGTGGCTTATATTGCCGGAAAGAGTGCACCGCCAGGAAAACGTATGGGGCACGCTGGTGCCATCATTGAAAGGGGCAAGGGTACTTTTGACGGCAAAGTAGAAGCTTTACAAGCCGCAGGTGTCAAGGTGGCTACACTGCCCTTTGAAGTGCCCGATTTACTTCGCCAGGTATTAAAATAATCCCCCGTTGTTCGCAAAAGGAGGAGATAGTTTGTTTGACAAGGAAATGGTGGAAAACATTAAAGGGAAAAGGCAAAAATATAATGAAAAATTGGAAAAACTTGCTGCCAAACGCCCGGAACGGCAAACTAATTTTGCCACCGATTCAGGTATTGACATTAATACCGTTTATACACCTGAAAATTTAACAGGTGTGCAATACAACGACCTTGGTTTTCCTGGTGAATATCCTTACACCAGGGGAGTGCAACCCAACATGTATCGGGGACGTCTTTGGACGATGCGGCAATATGCCGGGTTTGGGACGTCCGAGGAGACTAACAAGCGGTTCCGGTACCTGTTGGACCAGGGGCAAACCGGTCTCAGTGTAGCCTTTGACTTACCCACCCAAATTGGTTATGACTCTGATGACCAGCTTTCTATGGGAGAAGTGGGCAAAGTGGGGGTAGCTATTGATTCCATGCTGGATATGGAAACACTTTTTGATCAAATTCCACTGGATAAAGTAAGCACTTCCATGACTATTAACTCCCCGGCAGCTATATTGCTGGCTATGTACATTGCTGTGGCGGAAAAACAGGGAGTTAAACAGCAACAGTTAAAGGGGACAATCCAAAACGATATTCTCAAGGAATATGTGGCCAGGGGAACTTATATATTCCCGCCGGATCATTCCATGCGTCTGATAACTGATATATTTGCTTATTGTGCTAAAAATGTGCCCAATTGGAACACAATTAGTATCAGTGGCTATCACATCAGGGAGGCAGGTTCCACGGCGGTTCAGGAAGTGGCCTTTACTCTCGCGGATGGCATAGCCTATGTACAGGCTGCTGTGGATGCCGGTTTGGATGTAGATGAATTTGCTCCCCGGTTGAGTTTTTTCTTTAACGCCCACTTGAATTTTTTTGAAGAAATTGCCAAGTTCCGGGCGGCCCGCAGGCTATGGGCAAAAATAATGAAGGAACGTTTCGGTGCTAAAAATGCCAAATCCATGATGCTGCGCTTTCATACTCAAACAGCCGGCTGCACATTGACAGCCCAGCAGCCCGATGTCAATATTATGCGCGTAGCCTATCAAGCCTTAAGCGCTGTACTGGGTGGCACCCAATCTTTGCATACCAACTCACGGGATGAGGCCCTGGCCTTGCCCAGTGACAGTTCCGTTTTAATTGCTTTAAGAACCCAGCAGGTTATTGGTTATGAAATAGGCGCGGCTGACACCGTGGATCCGCTGGGCGGTTCTTATTTTGTGGAAAATCTCACCAATGAAATAGAGCGAAGAGCCGGTGAATATATCAAAAAAATCGATGACTTGGGTGGAGCACCTAAAGCTATTGAATTTATGCAAAAGGAAATTCATACTAGTGCCTACAAGTATCAAAAGGATATTGAAAAAGGTGCAAAAGTAGTTATTGGAGTTAACAAGTTTCAGATGCAGGAAGAACGTCCCAAGGATTTGCTCAGAGTGGATCCTCTGGTTGGTCAAAGACAGGCGGATAAATTGGCCAAACTGCGTGCAGAGCGGGATAATGAAAAGGTGCAAAAATTACTCAAGGATATTGAAAAAGTTGCCGGTACCAGCGAGAATTTAATGCCCTACTTTATAGAGGCGGTTAAAAACTATGCTACACTGGGTGAGATTTGTAATGTGCTAAGGGGTGTTTTTGGTGAATATCAGCAGCAAATCGTTTTTTAGCCGAGGAGGAGTGCGTGGATGAGCGGAAAACCAATCAGGGTGCTGGTGGCTAAACCGGGGCTGGACGGCCATGACAGGGGGGCCAAGGTGATTGCCCAGGCACTCAGGGACGCCGGCATGGAAGTTATATATACGGGTTTGCGTCAGACACCGGACCAAATAGTTGGAGCGGCTTTACAGGAAGACGTTGCTGTTGTAGCCCTCAGTTGTCTCTCCGGTGCCCATATGCACCTGTTCCCAGCTGTGGTTGAGGGTTTGCGCAAGCAAAACGCCGACGATATTTTGGTGCTGGGCGGCGGTATTATTCCGGATGAGGATATTCCTGAATTAAAGGAAAAAGGGATATCCGAAATATTTACACCGGGAACCAGTACTCAGACGATAATTGAGTACATTGAGAGCAAGGTTGGTTAAGCCTAAAAAAGGTTAAAATAGTAAATGAAGCAGTAAATCCATATTCGGCGGTAGTTAATGAATAAGGAGGGTTTGCGGTGATTAAAAAAGTAGATCATATAGGTATAGCCGTTAAAAACCTTGATGCGGCCAAAGAGTTTTATGAAAAAATTCTGGGTTTAAAGGTGGTTGAAGAAGAAGTAGTGGAGGATCAAAAGGTCAAGGTGGCCTTTATCCCCACCGGCGATAGTGAAGTGGAACTGCTGGAGAGCACCACACCCGACGGACCAATAGCCCGCTATATTGAGAAAAACGGCGAAGGCATTCAGCACATCGCCTTCAGGGTGGATAACCTGGAAGAAAAATTGGCTCAGCTTAAAGCGGCAGGCGTCAGGTTAATCGATGAAAAACCCAGGCGGGGAGCTGGTGGCGCCCAAATTGCTTTCCTGCACCCCAAGGCAACCTGTGGCACGCTTGTTGAATTGTGTGAACGCGAATAGAGGGGGTTTACAAAGTGAGCATGCAGGTAAAGCTGGAACAACTGCAGGCATTAAGGGGAAAAGTACAATCCGGCGGTGGTGATAAACGGATTGCCAAGCAGCACGAGACAGGCAAAAAGACTGCACGGGAAAGGATAGATTATATTTTTGATCCCAACACCTTCAAGGAACTAGAAGTTTTTGCCGGGGACCCTAATAAAAACCCGGGAGAAGGCGTGGTTACCGGCTATGGATTGGTAAATGGCCGAAAAGTATACATTTATGCACAGGACTTTACTGTTATAGGTGGTTCACTGGGTAAAATCCATGCCCAAAAGATTTGTAAAGTGCTGGATTTGGCCATGCGCACTGGTGCTCCGGTAATAGGTTTGAACGATTCCGGTGGGGCGCGAATCCAGGAGGGTGTTGATGCTTTAAACGGGTATGGAGAAATTTTTTTCCGTAATACTGTTGCCTCGGGGGTTATACCGCAATTGTCCGTTATCATGGGACCGTGCGCCGGGGGGGCTGTGTATTCACCCGCTTTGATGGACTTTATATTTATGGTGGATGGCACTTCCCAAATGTTTATCACCGGACCACAGGTGATCAAAGCTGTCACCGGTGAGGAAGTTTCCATGGAGCAGCTGGGTGGTGCCTTAACCCATAACCAAATCAGCGGTGTAGCTCACTTCATGGGTAAAAGTGAGGAACACTGCCTGGATATGGTCAAAGAACTTTTAAGCTATCTTCCTTCCAATAACCAGGAGTATGCTCCTTGTTATGAAGCCAATGAACCGGCAGTTAACCGTGAAGAGTTGCTCAATATTGTTCCTGTTCAGCCTAATATGCCCTATGATGTAAAAAAAGTTATTACTGCCGTTGTTGATGGTGGTGATTTTCTCGAAGTATTGCCTCTGTATGCTAAAAATGCGGTTATTGGTTTTGCCAGAGTAAACGGTCAATCCGTCGGTGTTATAGCTAACCAGCCCGACTATTTAGCGGGGTGTTTAGATATTAATGCATCGGATAAAATAAGCCGTTTTGTACGCTTCTGTGATGCTTTTAATGTTCCACTGGTTACTTTTATGGATGTGCCCGGTTTCTTACCAGGTACGGCCCAGGAATTTGGTGGAATTATCAGGCATGGAGCCAAGATGTTATACGCTTATTCAGAAGCCACAGTACCCAAAATAACTGTTATATTACGTAAAGCATACGGAGGTGCATACCTGGCCATGTGTAGCAGCTCATTGAGGGCGGATATGGTTTATGCATGGCCTACAGCGGAAATTGCTGTTATGGGCCCTGAGGGCGCAGTTAACATCATTAATCGCAGAGAAATTGCCGATGCTGCAGATCCTACGGAAGAAAGAAACCGCCTGGTGCAAGAGTATAGGGATAACTTTGCCAATCCCTATGTGGCCAGCGCCCGGGGTTTTGTGGATGATGTTATTGACCCGCGTGATACCAGGGCTAGAATTATTGACGCCCTGGGTATTTTAAATAGCAAACGGGAAAACAGGCCCAGTAAGAAGCATGGCAATTTGCCCGTATAGAAGCCGGTTATAATGAATGATTTGATAATAGGGGTAGGCCATAGTTACAGACATTGGTCTATCCCAAACCAGTGGTTGATGACTATACGGTGGCGTGTTGGATGAGATAATATTTTAAATTTGTTTTAAATTGCGTTGGACGTTCATTGGAATTAAATGGTTAATTATAAAAGGACCTAAATTATATAAGTATTGGTTAAATAATGACGGTTTTTGTTAATAGCCCAGCATTGTGGATGGCTTGATATGCTGAAGCGGCGTCCCCGGTCTACCGATTCAGTATAGCTGCCAAATTACAACTTAAGGAGGCATTGAAATGAAAAAGATTAAGCTGGGTAAGCCATGATTTGGTTACCTTTAATATCGGGGATGTACTGCTGTTATTGTAAGCAATGAAAAATAGATAAGATGGTAACGCTCCCATTACCAAAAAAATTGTAAATGTCAAAAGGAATAAATAGTAAATAACGGTGATTTGCCGGTAATAGTCGCTTGTTATAGGAGGTCTAATAAATTGAAAAGGAATAAAATTACTATTATTGGTTCCGGTAACGTTGGCGCTACTTGTGCACATTGGGCGGCAACCAAGGAATTAGGCGATATTGTTCTAATGGATGTCGTAGAAGGGGTGCCCCAGGGCAAAGGGCTTGACATGCAGGAGGCCGCGCCCATTGAAGGTTATGATATTAACATTACGGGCACCAACAAATATGAGGATACTGCCGGCTCCGATCTGGTGGTGATAACCGCAGGTATTGCTCGTAAGCCGGGGATGAGCCGGGATGACCTGGTCAGTACCAATGTAAAAATCGTACAGTCTTGCGCGGAACAAGCAGCTAAATTTTCCCCCAACGCTTTTATAATTGTGGTAACTAATCCCCTTGACGTTATGGTGTACGCGGCTTATAAAGCCAGCGGGTTCCCTGCCAACCGGGTGTTTGGTATGGCAGGTGTGCTGGATTCGGCTCGTTTCCGTATTTTTATAGCTCAGGAATTAGGTGTATCCTATAAAGACGTTAGCGCTTTCGTTCTTGGGGGGCATGGTGACGACATGGTGCCACTGGTACGCTATAGCTACGCCGGAGGTATTCCCATTGAAAAATTAATTCCCAAAGAGCGCATTGAAGCTATAGTGGAAAGAACCAGAAAGGGCGGCGCGGAAATCGTTAACTACTTAAAAACAGGCAGTGCCTATTACGCACCCGGTGCTTCAGCTATAGAAATGGTGGAAGCTGTTCTGAAGGATCAAAAGCGCATACTGCCAGTGGCCGCCTACTTAAATGGAGAATATGGCGAAAAGGAGATATACCTTGGTGTACCGGCTATAATTGGCGGTAACGGTGTGGAGAAAATTCTTGAGGTGGACTTAACTGAAGATGAAAAGGCCGCTTTGCAAAAGTCAATACAGTCGGTAAGAAATGTTATGACACTGGTAAAATAATGGTAATATCCTGGCATTTGGAAAACTGGGAGGTTTTATTATGGGAGAGAATAGAAAAGTTAAAATAATGGATACAACTATGCGGGACGGCCATCAGTCATTATTAGCCACCCGTATGCGTACCGAGCATATGCTGCCAATTGCGGAGAAGGTAGAACAGGTGGGGTTCCACGCTGTGGAAATATGGGGCGGTGCCACGTTTGACTCTTGCATGCGCTTTCTTAATGAAGATCCCTGGGAAAGGTTGCGGGAGGTACGCCGTCATTTTAAAAATAGTAAGCTGCAAATGTTGCTGCGCGGTCAAAACGTGGTGGGCTACAAGCATTACGCGGATGATGTATTAGAGGAGTTTATAAAAAGAACAGTAGATAACGGTTTAGATATCTTTAGAATATTTGATGCTTTAAATGATACACGCAATATGGAGAAATCTATTGAGTATGTTAAACGGGAAGGAGCCCATGCCCAGGGTACGGTGGTTTATACCATCAGCCCGGTACACGATTATGAATTTTATATGCGTATGGGTGCTGAACTTAAGGAAATGGGCGTTGATTCGCTTTGCTTAAAAGATATGGCTGGTATACTAGCGCCTCAGCCCGCTTATGATATTGTCAAAGGTTGGAAAGAAAAACTGGATATCATGGTTCAATTACATTGCCACTACACCAGCGGTATGGCCTCTATGACATATATGAAGGCAGTGGAGGCGGGAGTGGATGTGATTGACTGTGCCATATCCTCCATGGCATTACAAAGCTCACAGCCATCCATTGAAAGTATGGTGGCGGCTCTAAAAGATACCCCTTATGACACAGGACTGGATCTCGAGCTGCTTTCGGAAATTGCCGATTATTTCAAAGAAGTCCGTAAGCATTACGCTGAATTTGATAATGCCAGCTGTAGTCCGGATACCAATGTGTTAACTTATCAAATCCCTGGAGGTATGATTTCAAACTTTATCAATCAGCTTAAGGAACAAAATGCTCTGGATAAATTGCCTGAAGTATTGGCTGAGGTACCCCGGGTGAGAGAAGACTTTGGCTATCCGCCGCTGGTTACTCCCTCCAGTCAAATTGTGGGCTCTCAGGCAGCTTTGAATGTGCTGTTGGGTCAACGTTATATGATTGCTACCAATGAGGTAAAGGACTACATGCGCGGCTTTTATGGTCGTCCTCCCGCGTCGGTTAATGAAGAAGCCCGGAAGAAAATTATTGGCGATGAGGAACCAATTAAATGTCGCCCCGCGGATTTGATTGAGCCGGAGTTGCCCAAAGCCAGGGAAGAATGCACGTCTTATATGGAGAAAGAGGAAGACGTTGTTTCGGTGGCCTTGTTCCCGCAGGTGGCACCTAAATTTTTGCAGGAAAGAAAGGCTAAGAATATTAAGTAGATCTTGAAATTGTCCCAAATAAATACTGAATTTTTTCCTGTTTAACTTTACAAAATGAAGCAGGCCCATTTTAATTGGGCCTGTTTTCTATTAAACGTTTCATGTTTGTTCACTGTTTACCGGGTGATATAGGTGTAAATTTTGTTGGCTGGTTATCACCCAATGGGATTAACCCGAAAAGATGGTCGCTGCATTGCTTTTCTCATTGCTACCCGAACTGAACCTTGGTTTA from Desulfoscipio gibsoniae DSM 7213 encodes:
- a CDS encoding acyl-CoA mutase large subunit family protein, which encodes MVENIKGKRQKYNEKLEKLAAKRPERQTNFATDSGIDINTVYTPENLTGVQYNDLGFPGEYPYTRGVQPNMYRGRLWTMRQYAGFGTSEETNKRFRYLLDQGQTGLSVAFDLPTQIGYDSDDQLSMGEVGKVGVAIDSMLDMETLFDQIPLDKVSTSMTINSPAAILLAMYIAVAEKQGVKQQQLKGTIQNDILKEYVARGTYIFPPDHSMRLITDIFAYCAKNVPNWNTISISGYHIREAGSTAVQEVAFTLADGIAYVQAAVDAGLDVDEFAPRLSFFFNAHLNFFEEIAKFRAARRLWAKIMKERFGAKNAKSMMLRFHTQTAGCTLTAQQPDVNIMRVAYQALSAVLGGTQSLHTNSRDEALALPSDSSVLIALRTQQVIGYEIGAADTVDPLGGSYFVENLTNEIERRAGEYIKKIDDLGGAPKAIEFMQKEIHTSAYKYQKDIEKGAKVVIGVNKFQMQEERPKDLLRVDPLVGQRQADKLAKLRAERDNEKVQKLLKDIEKVAGTSENLMPYFIEAVKNYATLGEICNVLRGVFGEYQQQIVF
- the sucC gene encoding ADP-forming succinate--CoA ligase subunit beta; this translates as MKLFEYMGKDLFSSYGITVPRGRMVTTPDEAAKVAQEIGGTVVVKSQILAGKRGKGGGIKFADNPEEAREATSQVLSMVLNGHKVEKVLVEEKIKIDKELYLAITVDGSAKKPVIIASIQGGMDIEEVPDEHIVKQHIDLPMGVPPFLCREISRRLGLTGQVGNEFNSLLPLLYKLFREKDAELVEINPLVISGDTLIAADSKVTIDDDALFRQKDIPYVEDRTNIEKQAHDLGLAFVELGGDIAVMANGAGMSMGSLDTLSHYGGKPANFLDAGGGTGMEGTVKAIELLLQTNPKVIFINIFGGITRCDDVANALIQVKKAREIPVPVVIRLVGTNEEEGVRIIKENGMEAYKVMQEAAAKAVEIANAN
- a CDS encoding acyl-CoA carboxylase subunit beta; amino-acid sequence: MQVKLEQLQALRGKVQSGGGDKRIAKQHETGKKTARERIDYIFDPNTFKELEVFAGDPNKNPGEGVVTGYGLVNGRKVYIYAQDFTVIGGSLGKIHAQKICKVLDLAMRTGAPVIGLNDSGGARIQEGVDALNGYGEIFFRNTVASGVIPQLSVIMGPCAGGAVYSPALMDFIFMVDGTSQMFITGPQVIKAVTGEEVSMEQLGGALTHNQISGVAHFMGKSEEHCLDMVKELLSYLPSNNQEYAPCYEANEPAVNREELLNIVPVQPNMPYDVKKVITAVVDGGDFLEVLPLYAKNAVIGFARVNGQSVGVIANQPDYLAGCLDINASDKISRFVRFCDAFNVPLVTFMDVPGFLPGTAQEFGGIIRHGAKMLYAYSEATVPKITVILRKAYGGAYLAMCSSSLRADMVYAWPTAEIAVMGPEGAVNIINRREIADAADPTEERNRLVQEYRDNFANPYVASARGFVDDVIDPRDTRARIIDALGILNSKRENRPSKKHGNLPV
- a CDS encoding oxaloacetate decarboxylase subunit alpha; protein product: MGENRKVKIMDTTMRDGHQSLLATRMRTEHMLPIAEKVEQVGFHAVEIWGGATFDSCMRFLNEDPWERLREVRRHFKNSKLQMLLRGQNVVGYKHYADDVLEEFIKRTVDNGLDIFRIFDALNDTRNMEKSIEYVKREGAHAQGTVVYTISPVHDYEFYMRMGAELKEMGVDSLCLKDMAGILAPQPAYDIVKGWKEKLDIMVQLHCHYTSGMASMTYMKAVEAGVDVIDCAISSMALQSSQPSIESMVAALKDTPYDTGLDLELLSEIADYFKEVRKHYAEFDNASCSPDTNVLTYQIPGGMISNFINQLKEQNALDKLPEVLAEVPRVREDFGYPPLVTPSSQIVGSQAALNVLLGQRYMIATNEVKDYMRGFYGRPPASVNEEARKKIIGDEEPIKCRPADLIEPELPKAREECTSYMEKEEDVVSVALFPQVAPKFLQERKAKNIK
- the mce gene encoding methylmalonyl-CoA epimerase — encoded protein: MIKKVDHIGIAVKNLDAAKEFYEKILGLKVVEEEVVEDQKVKVAFIPTGDSEVELLESTTPDGPIARYIEKNGEGIQHIAFRVDNLEEKLAQLKAAGVRLIDEKPRRGAGGAQIAFLHPKATCGTLVELCERE
- the mdh gene encoding malate dehydrogenase, which codes for MKRNKITIIGSGNVGATCAHWAATKELGDIVLMDVVEGVPQGKGLDMQEAAPIEGYDINITGTNKYEDTAGSDLVVITAGIARKPGMSRDDLVSTNVKIVQSCAEQAAKFSPNAFIIVVTNPLDVMVYAAYKASGFPANRVFGMAGVLDSARFRIFIAQELGVSYKDVSAFVLGGHGDDMVPLVRYSYAGGIPIEKLIPKERIEAIVERTRKGGAEIVNYLKTGSAYYAPGASAIEMVEAVLKDQKRILPVAAYLNGEYGEKEIYLGVPAIIGGNGVEKILEVDLTEDEKAALQKSIQSVRNVMTLVK
- the sucD gene encoding succinate--CoA ligase subunit alpha, with translation MAIIIDEKTDVIIQGITGKQGSFHAGQMLAYGTKVVGGVSPGKGGQEVEGIPVYDTVFAACEENQVDASVLFVSAIFAKYAAFEAITAGVKVLVIVTEHIPLHDEMEIVEFARRNGTTVIGPNTFGIVSSGKCKIGIPPNQFFVEGPIGVVARSGTLTYEIVGNLTANGFGQSTVVGLGGDRVVGLSFIDVLEKFEKDPQTKAVILVGEIGGNAEEEASLFIKEMTKPVVAYIAGKSAPPGKRMGHAGAIIERGKGTFDGKVEALQAAGVKVATLPFEVPDLLRQVLK
- a CDS encoding cobalamin B12-binding domain-containing protein; the protein is MSGKPIRVLVAKPGLDGHDRGAKVIAQALRDAGMEVIYTGLRQTPDQIVGAALQEDVAVVALSCLSGAHMHLFPAVVEGLRKQNADDILVLGGGIIPDEDIPELKEKGISEIFTPGTSTQTIIEYIESKVG